A genomic window from Micromonospora violae includes:
- a CDS encoding D-alanine--D-alanine ligase family protein, which translates to MSAPTRIGILFGGPSAEHEVSCASALGVARALAGGGYRTVAIGVTRSGGFRLMPDALLAELRDRPAGERAIDDHLVVTGPAVELRAGPRPGVVQVSAANAPGAVHAELDVIFPVLHGPYGEDGVVQGLLESLTVPYVGCGILASAVGMNKVAMKRALRAEGIPVTPYVAFDAHTYRAVDDPEKLVTGLTRPLFVKPANMGSSIGISRVGEGDDLAAAVREAFRHDQLVMVEQGVAGRELECAVLGGWRPEASAVGEVRVTGGWFDYQQKYFGDADPMIVPAVLPDEVTARVRELSLRAFAAIGGWGLARVDFFYDETAGELYVNELNTMPGFTAHSMYPKVWAAAGVSYREVVDRLVELARVRHNESASTLGGVR; encoded by the coding sequence GTGAGCGCGCCAACGCGGATCGGAATCCTGTTCGGTGGGCCGTCGGCGGAGCACGAGGTGTCCTGCGCCTCCGCGCTCGGCGTGGCCCGGGCGCTCGCCGGCGGTGGCTACCGCACGGTCGCCATCGGCGTCACCCGCAGCGGCGGGTTCCGGCTGATGCCCGACGCGCTGCTGGCGGAGTTGCGGGACCGGCCGGCCGGTGAGCGGGCCATCGACGACCACCTGGTGGTGACCGGGCCGGCCGTCGAGTTGCGGGCCGGTCCGCGTCCGGGCGTCGTGCAGGTGTCCGCCGCCAACGCCCCCGGCGCGGTGCACGCCGAACTGGACGTGATCTTCCCGGTGCTGCACGGCCCGTACGGTGAGGATGGTGTGGTGCAGGGGCTGCTGGAGTCGCTGACCGTCCCGTATGTGGGGTGCGGCATCCTCGCCTCCGCGGTGGGCATGAACAAGGTGGCGATGAAGCGGGCGCTGCGCGCCGAAGGCATCCCGGTCACCCCGTACGTGGCGTTCGACGCGCACACCTACCGCGCGGTCGACGACCCGGAGAAGCTGGTGACCGGGCTGACCCGGCCACTCTTCGTCAAGCCGGCCAACATGGGTTCGTCGATCGGCATCTCCCGCGTCGGCGAGGGTGACGACCTGGCCGCCGCCGTGCGGGAGGCGTTCCGCCACGACCAGCTCGTCATGGTCGAGCAGGGGGTCGCCGGCCGGGAGTTGGAGTGCGCGGTGCTCGGCGGCTGGCGCCCCGAGGCGTCAGCTGTGGGCGAGGTGCGGGTCACCGGCGGCTGGTTCGACTACCAGCAGAAGTACTTCGGCGACGCCGACCCGATGATCGTCCCCGCCGTGCTGCCGGACGAGGTGACCGCGCGGGTCCGCGAGCTGTCGCTGCGCGCCTTCGCCGCGATCGGCGGTTGGGGTCTGGCCCGGGTCGACTTCTTCTACGACGAGACGGCAGGTGAGCTGTACGTCAACGAGCTGAACACGATGCCCGGCTTCACCGCTCATTCGATGTACCCGAAGGTGTGGGCCGCCGCCGGCGTCAGCTATCGGGAGGTGGTGGACCGACTCGTGGAGCTGGCCCGCGTCCGGCACAACGAGTCCGCGAGCACGCTGGGAGGCGTCCGATGA
- a CDS encoding threonine ammonia-lyase — protein MSHTVGQVRADVEEASRWLTGRVVRTPVLRSPVIDEIAGARVLLKAENLQNGGSYKMRGALRAVGRLAAAGHTGVIAQSTGNHAVAVALAARQHGLAATVVLPVDAAPTKVDRARVAGARVVFAGTGVEERVTVANGLSAESGHPVIDAYDHPDVIAGQGTASLELIEEAEGAGTPLDTLVVPVGGGGGVAGACLAAAGSNIEVYGVEPVGCDSLARSLAAGVRVPVAPAPTIADGLRPSCVGELPFAIVRDTLRDVVRVDDDEIAAAFRLILTELKVLAEPSGAAGLAGVLRLAPQQDRQRTIGVVLTGGNVEAALVARLMAPRPAESTTGEGVAA, from the coding sequence ATGTCACACACCGTTGGCCAGGTCCGGGCCGATGTCGAGGAGGCCAGCCGCTGGCTCACCGGCCGCGTGGTCCGTACCCCCGTGCTGCGGTCCCCGGTGATCGACGAGATCGCCGGGGCGCGGGTCCTGCTCAAGGCGGAGAACCTCCAGAACGGCGGCTCGTACAAGATGCGGGGCGCGCTGCGCGCTGTTGGCCGTCTCGCCGCGGCCGGCCACACCGGGGTGATCGCGCAGAGCACCGGCAACCACGCGGTGGCGGTGGCGTTGGCGGCCCGGCAGCACGGGCTCGCGGCGACCGTCGTGCTGCCGGTCGACGCGGCACCCACGAAGGTCGACCGGGCGCGTGTGGCGGGGGCGCGGGTGGTGTTCGCCGGCACCGGCGTCGAGGAACGGGTAACGGTGGCCAACGGGCTCAGCGCTGAGAGCGGTCACCCTGTCATCGACGCGTACGACCACCCGGACGTGATCGCCGGGCAGGGCACCGCGAGCCTGGAGCTGATCGAGGAGGCCGAGGGGGCGGGAACACCGTTGGACACGCTGGTCGTACCGGTCGGTGGTGGTGGCGGGGTGGCCGGCGCCTGCCTGGCCGCCGCCGGCTCCAACATCGAGGTGTACGGCGTGGAGCCGGTGGGCTGCGACTCGCTCGCCCGCAGCCTGGCGGCGGGTGTCCGCGTGCCGGTCGCACCGGCGCCCACCATCGCGGACGGGCTGCGGCCGTCCTGCGTGGGTGAGCTGCCGTTCGCCATCGTGCGGGACACGCTGCGCGATGTCGTCCGGGTCGACGACGACGAGATCGCCGCCGCGTTCCGGCTGATCCTGACGGAACTCAAGGTGCTCGCCGAGCCGTCCGGGGCGGCGGGCCTGGCCGGCGTGCTTCGGCTCGCGCCGCAGCAGGACCGGCAGCGGACGATCGGTGTGGTGCTGACCGGCGGAAACGTGGAGGCGGCGCTGGTGGCCAGGTTGATGGCCCCGCGCCCCGCCGAATCGACGACCGGGGAAGGGGTGGCGGCGTGA
- a CDS encoding M15 family metallopeptidase, whose protein sequence is MILLSDPRVAAVPSADDGDEFVDLRAVPELRLDDRAADPAGAYAQLRSGVVDRLLAAQRALPNGMRLLVVEGYRPYRAQLAIFTGYRDELRRRHPDWSPERLHRETTKFVSPVEVAPHSTGGAVDLTLCTDDGVELDLGTVIDATPEDSADACFTDAPAIVGTARRHRQIMVDALGGAGMVNYPTEWWHWSYGDRYWALMTGAAHTRYGPVDLAAKRSTPVAAER, encoded by the coding sequence ATGATCCTGCTCTCCGACCCCCGGGTGGCGGCCGTGCCCAGCGCCGACGACGGCGACGAGTTCGTGGACCTGCGTGCCGTGCCGGAGCTGCGGCTCGACGACCGGGCGGCCGACCCGGCCGGGGCGTACGCGCAACTGCGCTCCGGTGTGGTGGATCGCCTGCTGGCCGCGCAGCGGGCCCTGCCGAACGGGATGCGCCTGCTGGTGGTCGAGGGCTACCGGCCGTACCGGGCACAGTTGGCCATCTTCACCGGGTACCGGGACGAGTTGCGTCGCCGGCACCCGGACTGGTCGCCGGAGCGGCTGCACCGGGAGACTACGAAGTTCGTCTCACCGGTCGAGGTGGCCCCGCACAGCACGGGTGGCGCGGTGGACCTGACGCTCTGCACCGACGACGGTGTGGAGTTGGACCTGGGCACCGTCATCGACGCCACCCCGGAGGACAGCGCCGACGCCTGCTTCACCGACGCGCCGGCGATCGTCGGCACCGCCCGTCGGCACCGGCAGATCATGGTGGACGCTCTCGGCGGCGCGGGGATGGTGAACTACCCGACCGAGTGGTGGCACTGGTCGTACGGCGACCGCTACTGGGCGCTGATGACCGGGGCGGCGCACACCCGGTACGGGCCGGTGGACCTGGCCGCCAAGCGTTCGACACCGGTGGCGGCTGAACGGTAG
- a CDS encoding toxin glutamine deamidase domain-containing protein — protein MLPSPIPHPLDYAPWDVPGWIYEALDWVVGVQWPEGNERAVWDVADQWYAVASVLAGPHADAAAAAAEVHSGYGGVGAVDAAFEAAWRGIAEGADAPLPVLLAVTADLGRLVEECGCDIEGAKLEVWIELGILVIELLTVAVAAVLTAGAATPAAGAAITATRLLVHQIFKRLMGQLASKALRHGLKEASERAAKEVARGGARGFAKRAAREGLEEATEEAGVTLATQAYQNSTGRAHGLDLTDLGASAVGGLAGGAVAPVAGLGRHATGRAAKVGEHLGREMTGEVLAENAASLATGQGLSSMDDLARAAASGVTGSATAQTDHALRARLDAQANALAGASFAGPSLPPVLPGAGDPTAAGTPPSLGAASVTVSPAAGSSTAVPSAGDSPVVEGSAAASSAGDWPAVGTSAAGGVASDAPVTSGGVPAQATDAGGVSSPNHLDAPTSPGLGQPRAELEAAVAADVHTSAPMPVITPSDVDPTVHPVTGSVAGPVGESTGAPHPAPAQPHLSAVAAPSAGPLESSSGSTATGAPPAHPGSVPHATTSGPTTWASATGPTAPTITPGPATPVTFGAPTTPNGQPPVAPTPPAVGRFALPSQTPARQRPASVRAHDHPARGTASVPVDVAAFGAPPVREPEMNDAYAAQWAAAAEAAERRRYQDHYESLRIGLETNRRQAEAARLRTRAVEHDRRAVEYASYARQLHHAGNQQWADGWQRAANEEARAYSEWRDLADAVLAGTTAPPVVDISATFEHANRDVGALALGAVETAGPSKLTGDDDPPPIDDSRPYGQPGGLRPPLALHQVDVERQMPREPDGSITRTADPRRGGWFRLLNDGGPAADATRGINCLDCTLSLFETWVHGRPRVSAPRTFDGYLDGDIRRPIRGEAGGPGRVEDVTGGRFQQLLAPAAGQRGDAEQARQAADRGYRNLHDQLLLGGHGSYSFLVTEWAHGGSHAWVALNQNGTVLFVDPQSGVVRDRPLYPDVVGIDALVLSGDGRPMPLGGLPRGRFSERPDLPDHPPTHDNGSDGDPYINRMYLLLDGPGSAPWPPDADNASSAESDQPTPASGPARAVAAARSVDDVFAAGVTTVEFATTVDPPTLRRLVPDLDDASAQDLVRLFADDRVRDMLDTARREPPPNEPDLAERLVRQLVQHPDLARMIQSTPELAESLTARPLTLYHLASHQQAIDVLAEVLDDVAQQEATRQHSDRPQVPQPEPTPLTSDQLRISAGIQVRRGPVAQAGFDEVRRGDASYRKGYLDDLYLAAIEAQADLNQLAVSLAQVDGHRVGEPGWRPQPKDRRRAEDKVAKHQGDVSKLLDLAAAKVEFRNLDDLYAALGRLKERPGIVVVSCEDRFVSPMSSGYRDVQMVLRMRNGHLAEFRLHLAALDAVAVWEHVLYEVRRDVEALAEEEGRALTPRERAITDGIRLREQQLFWTALQSTFEEKSE, from the coding sequence ATGCTGCCGAGTCCCATCCCGCACCCACTGGACTACGCGCCGTGGGACGTGCCCGGCTGGATCTACGAGGCCCTCGACTGGGTGGTCGGCGTGCAGTGGCCGGAGGGCAACGAGCGGGCCGTCTGGGACGTCGCCGACCAGTGGTACGCGGTCGCCTCCGTGCTCGCCGGGCCGCACGCCGATGCGGCCGCGGCCGCCGCCGAGGTGCACAGCGGGTACGGCGGGGTCGGGGCGGTCGACGCGGCGTTCGAGGCGGCCTGGCGCGGGATCGCCGAGGGTGCCGACGCTCCGCTGCCCGTGCTGCTCGCGGTCACGGCCGACCTGGGCCGACTGGTCGAGGAGTGCGGCTGCGACATCGAGGGCGCCAAGCTGGAAGTCTGGATCGAGCTGGGCATCCTGGTCATCGAACTGCTCACTGTGGCGGTGGCGGCCGTGTTGACCGCCGGCGCCGCCACCCCGGCGGCCGGCGCGGCGATCACCGCCACTCGGCTGCTGGTGCACCAGATCTTCAAGCGGCTGATGGGTCAACTCGCCAGTAAGGCCCTCCGGCACGGGCTCAAGGAGGCCAGCGAACGGGCCGCCAAGGAGGTCGCCCGAGGCGGTGCCCGCGGGTTCGCCAAGCGGGCCGCTCGGGAAGGGCTGGAGGAGGCCACCGAGGAGGCCGGAGTCACCCTGGCCACCCAGGCGTACCAGAACTCCACCGGGCGGGCACACGGCCTGGACCTGACCGATCTGGGCGCCTCGGCGGTCGGTGGGCTCGCCGGCGGGGCGGTGGCGCCGGTGGCCGGCCTGGGCCGGCACGCCACCGGGCGAGCCGCGAAAGTCGGGGAGCACCTGGGGCGGGAGATGACCGGCGAGGTGCTCGCCGAGAACGCGGCGAGCCTGGCCACCGGTCAGGGTCTGTCCTCCATGGACGACCTGGCGCGGGCCGCCGCGTCCGGGGTCACCGGCTCGGCGACCGCCCAGACCGACCATGCGCTGCGCGCCCGGCTCGACGCGCAGGCCAACGCCCTCGCCGGGGCATCGTTCGCCGGCCCGTCGCTTCCGCCGGTGCTGCCTGGGGCGGGCGATCCGACAGCTGCGGGAACGCCGCCCTCCCTCGGGGCCGCTTCGGTGACGGTATCGCCTGCGGCCGGGTCGTCGACGGCGGTCCCGTCAGCTGGGGACTCGCCTGTGGTCGAAGGTTCGGCGGCGGCCTCGTCAGCCGGGGACTGGCCTGCTGTCGGCACCTCGGCGGCGGGGGGCGTGGCTTCGGACGCTCCGGTCACCTCTGGCGGCGTTCCGGCGCAGGCTACGGATGCTGGTGGTGTGTCCTCGCCGAACCACCTGGACGCGCCAACGTCGCCGGGCCTCGGACAGCCACGAGCCGAGCTGGAGGCTGCTGTGGCGGCCGACGTGCACACGTCAGCACCGATGCCGGTCATCACGCCGTCCGATGTGGATCCAACGGTCCATCCGGTAACCGGGTCCGTGGCGGGGCCGGTCGGGGAGAGCACGGGCGCGCCGCACCCGGCGCCGGCTCAACCCCACCTCTCGGCCGTGGCCGCCCCCTCGGCCGGTCCCCTCGAATCGAGCAGTGGGTCGACCGCTACCGGTGCACCGCCGGCCCACCCCGGCAGCGTGCCGCACGCCACCACCTCCGGACCGACCACCTGGGCCTCGGCGACTGGCCCCACCGCACCGACGATCACGCCCGGTCCGGCGACGCCGGTCACCTTCGGCGCGCCAACCACCCCCAACGGGCAGCCGCCGGTCGCCCCCACGCCACCGGCGGTGGGTCGATTCGCCCTGCCGTCGCAAACACCGGCGCGGCAGCGACCCGCATCAGTGCGAGCGCATGACCATCCGGCCCGGGGCACAGCGTCGGTCCCCGTCGACGTGGCCGCGTTCGGTGCCCCGCCGGTGCGCGAGCCCGAGATGAACGACGCGTACGCGGCGCAGTGGGCCGCCGCAGCGGAAGCCGCCGAGCGGCGGCGCTACCAGGACCACTACGAATCGCTGCGGATCGGGTTGGAGACCAACCGCCGGCAGGCCGAGGCCGCCCGACTGCGCACCCGTGCCGTCGAGCACGATCGCCGCGCCGTCGAGTACGCCAGCTACGCCCGACAGCTGCACCACGCCGGCAACCAGCAGTGGGCCGACGGCTGGCAGCGCGCCGCGAACGAGGAGGCGCGCGCGTACTCCGAATGGCGTGACCTGGCAGACGCGGTGCTGGCCGGCACCACCGCCCCGCCGGTGGTGGACATCAGTGCCACCTTCGAGCACGCCAACCGGGACGTGGGCGCACTCGCGCTCGGCGCGGTCGAGACCGCCGGCCCGTCCAAGCTCACCGGCGACGACGATCCGCCGCCGATCGACGACTCCCGGCCGTACGGGCAGCCCGGCGGACTCCGCCCGCCGCTCGCCCTGCACCAGGTCGACGTCGAACGGCAGATGCCCCGCGAGCCGGACGGCAGCATCACCCGCACCGCCGACCCCCGCCGGGGTGGCTGGTTCCGGCTGCTCAACGACGGCGGCCCGGCGGCCGACGCCACCCGGGGCATCAACTGCCTGGACTGCACGCTGTCGCTCTTCGAAACCTGGGTGCACGGGCGGCCCCGCGTGTCCGCGCCCCGCACCTTCGACGGCTACCTGGACGGTGACATCCGGCGTCCCATCCGTGGCGAGGCAGGCGGCCCCGGCCGGGTGGAGGACGTGACCGGCGGGCGCTTCCAGCAACTCCTCGCCCCGGCGGCCGGCCAACGCGGCGACGCCGAGCAGGCACGGCAGGCCGCCGATCGGGGCTACCGCAACCTGCACGACCAACTGCTGCTGGGCGGCCACGGCAGCTACTCGTTCCTGGTCACCGAGTGGGCGCACGGAGGTTCGCACGCCTGGGTGGCGCTCAACCAGAACGGCACGGTTCTCTTCGTGGACCCGCAGAGCGGTGTGGTCCGGGACCGTCCGCTCTACCCCGACGTGGTCGGCATCGACGCGCTGGTGCTCAGTGGAGACGGCCGACCGATGCCGCTCGGCGGGCTGCCCCGGGGCCGGTTCAGCGAACGGCCCGACCTGCCGGATCACCCACCGACGCACGACAACGGCAGCGACGGTGACCCGTACATCAACCGGATGTACCTGCTCCTCGACGGCCCAGGCTCGGCCCCCTGGCCACCCGACGCCGACAATGCATCGAGCGCTGAGTCCGACCAGCCCACACCAGCCAGCGGCCCTGCCCGCGCCGTCGCGGCGGCCCGCAGTGTGGATGATGTCTTCGCGGCCGGGGTGACTACCGTTGAGTTCGCGACGACTGTCGACCCGCCCACCCTTCGCCGGCTGGTGCCGGATCTGGACGACGCGTCGGCCCAGGATCTGGTACGACTGTTCGCCGACGACCGGGTCCGGGACATGCTCGACACCGCCCGGCGAGAGCCGCCCCCGAACGAGCCGGACCTGGCCGAGCGTCTGGTACGGCAGTTGGTACAGCATCCGGACCTGGCGCGCATGATCCAGTCCACGCCTGAGCTCGCGGAGTCGCTGACTGCCCGTCCACTGACCCTGTATCACCTGGCCAGCCATCAACAGGCCATCGACGTCCTCGCCGAGGTGCTCGACGACGTCGCCCAACAGGAGGCGACGCGACAGCATTCGGACCGCCCGCAAGTGCCCCAACCCGAGCCGACCCCCCTCACCAGCGACCAGTTGAGAATTAGCGCAGGTATCCAGGTGCGGCGGGGGCCGGTCGCACAGGCAGGTTTCGACGAGGTCCGACGCGGCGACGCTTCCTACCGGAAGGGCTACCTCGACGATCTCTATTTGGCGGCGATAGAGGCGCAGGCAGACCTGAATCAGCTTGCAGTGTCCCTCGCCCAAGTTGATGGTCATCGAGTCGGTGAGCCCGGCTGGCGTCCCCAGCCCAAGGACCGTCGTCGTGCCGAGGACAAGGTGGCCAAACACCAGGGCGATGTCTCCAAGCTACTTGACCTGGCCGCCGCGAAGGTCGAGTTCCGCAACCTCGACGACCTGTACGCCGCACTCGGACGACTCAAGGAACGCCCGGGCATCGTCGTTGTGAGCTGTGAAGATCGGTTTGTGTCCCCGATGAGTAGTGGTTATCGGGACGTTCAAATGGTGCTTCGGATGCGGAACGGCCACCTGGCCGAATTCCGCCTCCACCTGGCCGCGCTTGACGCTGTCGCGGTCTGGGAGCATGTGCTTTATGAGGTCCGACGTGACGTGGAGGCCCTTGCCGAGGAGGAGGGCAGAGCCTTGACACCTCGAGAGCGAGCAATCACGGACGGCATCCGTCTTCGCGAGCAGCAGTTGTTCTGGACCGCACTGCAGTCAACTTTTGAGGAGAAGTCTGAATGA
- a CDS encoding phosphomannomutase/phosphoglucomutase has protein sequence MTDLSQIVKAYDVRGTVPDQWDERVAEALGAAFTQLLNSTDEPGDAVVVGYDMRATSPGLAAAFAAGVRAEGRSVIEVGLASTDLLYYASGSLDLPGAMFTASHNPAQYNGIKMCRSGARPIGQESGLAEIRDRAQALLDSGDARPAGAPTRPAERRDLLPDYAGYLRKLVDLSGIRPLKVVVDAGNGMGGFTVPTVLGDAALSPLPLEIVPLYFELDGSFPNHEANPLDPANLVDLQRAVVEHGADIGLAFDGDADRCFVVDERGEPVSPSAITALVAARELAKHPGSTVIHGLITSSAVAEIIREHGGQPVVARVGHSFIKAEMARTNAVFGGEHSAHYYFRDFWFADTGMLAAMHTLAALGEQSLPLSVLAGEYERYIASGEINSTVVDQAAAVAEVRAAYPDAVADEMDGLTLRFPDGAWFNLRASNTEPLLRLNVEASTRDRMVSLRDDVLDRVRR, from the coding sequence GTGACTGATCTGTCCCAGATTGTGAAGGCGTACGACGTCCGTGGGACGGTGCCGGACCAGTGGGACGAGCGGGTCGCGGAGGCACTGGGAGCCGCCTTCACCCAGCTGCTCAACTCCACCGACGAGCCCGGCGACGCGGTCGTCGTCGGGTACGACATGCGGGCCACCTCACCCGGCCTGGCCGCCGCGTTCGCCGCCGGCGTACGCGCCGAGGGGCGCTCGGTGATCGAGGTCGGCCTCGCCTCCACCGACCTGCTCTACTACGCGTCGGGTTCGCTGGACCTGCCCGGCGCCATGTTCACCGCGAGCCACAACCCCGCGCAGTACAACGGCATCAAGATGTGCCGCTCCGGTGCCCGCCCGATCGGGCAGGAGAGCGGCCTGGCCGAGATCCGGGACCGGGCCCAGGCCCTCCTGGACTCGGGCGACGCGCGTCCCGCCGGTGCGCCGACCCGACCGGCCGAGCGGCGCGACCTGCTCCCCGACTATGCCGGCTACCTGCGCAAGCTGGTCGACCTTTCGGGCATCCGGCCGTTGAAGGTGGTCGTCGACGCCGGCAACGGCATGGGTGGCTTCACCGTTCCGACCGTGCTGGGCGACGCGGCCCTGTCGCCGTTGCCGCTGGAGATCGTGCCGCTCTACTTCGAGCTGGACGGCAGCTTCCCCAACCACGAGGCCAACCCACTGGACCCGGCGAACCTGGTCGACCTCCAGCGTGCGGTGGTCGAGCACGGGGCTGACATCGGGTTGGCCTTCGACGGTGACGCCGACCGGTGCTTCGTGGTGGACGAGCGCGGCGAGCCGGTCTCGCCCTCGGCGATCACCGCACTCGTCGCCGCCCGTGAGCTGGCCAAGCACCCGGGTTCCACGGTGATCCACGGCCTGATCACCTCCAGCGCGGTTGCGGAGATCATCCGGGAGCACGGTGGGCAACCGGTCGTCGCCCGGGTCGGGCACTCCTTCATCAAGGCGGAGATGGCCCGTACCAACGCCGTTTTCGGTGGCGAGCACTCCGCGCACTACTACTTCCGGGACTTCTGGTTCGCCGACACCGGGATGCTCGCCGCGATGCACACCTTGGCGGCGCTGGGTGAGCAGTCGCTGCCGCTGTCCGTGTTGGCCGGTGAGTACGAGCGCTACATCGCCTCCGGTGAGATCAACTCGACGGTGGTCGACCAGGCGGCGGCGGTGGCCGAGGTGCGCGCCGCGTACCCCGACGCGGTGGCCGACGAGATGGACGGGCTCACCCTGCGTTTCCCCGATGGCGCCTGGTTCAACCTGCGCGCCTCCAACACGGAGCCGCTGCTGCGGCTCAACGTCGAGGCGTCCACCCGGGATCGGATGGTCTCGCTCCGGGACGACGTGCTCGACCGCGTTCGCCGATAA
- a CDS encoding SUKH-3 domain-containing protein: MIDRQQAEQLAATWARRDSQRLGHECTAMVDEFDLGYVITSVVPTEVRTVPGDLPTTVIDKQTGTVTTWPRVPSTMVAEMYRRSQPVGPTAPRTVDPSTLLVREIHRGATPNTAAHLTIDGRIWTAQGTKADVPLHHHPLVRDYLDQLPPGELVRGGESHAELIVVSDVLHEYDHRRAAEGIAPMGRAEAAALLGGARFEIFRIREPGDPAGGPAERPCDSCISFLVRANVLPETAHAYTETWRAPEAPDPDPGRFPAEVANALVAAGWRPHIGDQIMAAAAVRDVTSVPGRNHQHEVFPAAVEALTAFPSLVGARRGRGEQVWISRFDIRPHIVAHTADTLADFGAVLGVRLFPIGTEQQDSILAVDERGRIFALDQAGEWFLGDTIDAALTTLLLGRAPARVRDDGTWPADPG, translated from the coding sequence GTGATCGACCGTCAACAGGCCGAGCAGCTCGCCGCCACCTGGGCCCGCCGTGACTCCCAGCGCCTCGGCCACGAGTGCACCGCAATGGTCGACGAGTTCGACCTGGGGTACGTCATCACGTCCGTCGTGCCCACCGAGGTACGCACGGTGCCGGGCGACCTGCCGACAACCGTCATCGACAAGCAGACCGGCACGGTCACCACCTGGCCCCGGGTGCCGAGCACGATGGTGGCGGAGATGTACCGGCGCAGTCAGCCCGTGGGGCCGACCGCTCCCCGCACCGTCGATCCGTCGACTCTGCTGGTCCGGGAGATACATCGGGGCGCCACCCCGAACACGGCCGCGCATCTGACCATCGATGGGCGGATCTGGACGGCCCAGGGCACGAAGGCCGACGTGCCACTGCACCATCACCCGCTCGTCCGCGACTATCTCGACCAGCTGCCCCCCGGCGAGCTGGTGCGCGGCGGGGAGTCGCACGCGGAGCTGATCGTCGTCTCCGACGTCCTGCACGAGTACGACCACCGCCGCGCCGCCGAGGGGATCGCGCCGATGGGCCGGGCCGAGGCGGCCGCGCTGCTGGGGGGTGCCCGCTTCGAGATCTTCCGGATCCGTGAACCGGGTGATCCCGCTGGTGGGCCCGCCGAGCGGCCCTGCGACTCGTGCATCTCCTTCCTGGTGCGAGCGAACGTCCTCCCGGAGACGGCGCACGCCTACACCGAGACCTGGCGCGCGCCGGAGGCACCCGACCCCGATCCTGGGCGCTTCCCGGCCGAGGTCGCCAACGCGCTGGTCGCGGCCGGGTGGCGGCCCCATATCGGCGACCAGATCATGGCCGCCGCCGCCGTACGGGATGTCACATCAGTGCCGGGGCGGAACCATCAGCACGAGGTCTTTCCCGCCGCCGTGGAGGCGCTCACGGCGTTCCCCAGCCTGGTCGGGGCGCGGCGCGGCCGGGGTGAGCAGGTGTGGATCTCTCGGTTCGACATCCGCCCGCACATCGTCGCGCACACCGCCGACACCCTCGCGGACTTCGGCGCGGTGCTCGGCGTACGCCTCTTTCCGATCGGCACCGAGCAGCAGGACAGCATCCTGGCGGTGGACGAGCGCGGCCGGATCTTCGCGCTGGATCAGGCCGGCGAGTGGTTCCTCGGCGACACCATCGACGCCGCGCTGACCACTCTGCTGCTCGGCCGCGCCCCCGCCCGCGTTCGCGACGACGGCACCTGGCCGGCCGACCCCGGCTGA
- the nfi gene encoding deoxyribonuclease V (cleaves DNA at apurinic or apyrimidinic sites) produces MKSSGSWRTAHGAGVGAVGPGSVAEAVNVQEELRPLVDLVGPGPSAPATVAGLDVAYAEGGDLLAAAVTVLDARTLAVVDSAVGVGRPAFDYVPGLFAFREVPALLAALERLTTVPDLLVCDGHGLAHPRRFGLACHLGVVTGLPTIGVGKTPLVGTWDPPSAERGSWSSLRDGGDVVGRVLRTRDGVKPVFVSVGHRMSLENATGQVLALTPRYRLPETTRTADRLCRDALAEAEQPG; encoded by the coding sequence ATGAAGTCGAGTGGATCATGGCGGACCGCGCACGGAGCGGGAGTGGGGGCCGTGGGGCCGGGCAGTGTTGCGGAGGCAGTGAACGTACAGGAGGAGTTGCGGCCGCTGGTGGACCTGGTCGGGCCGGGGCCGAGCGCGCCCGCGACGGTGGCCGGCCTGGATGTCGCGTACGCCGAAGGTGGTGACCTTCTGGCGGCGGCCGTGACGGTCCTGGATGCCCGGACGTTGGCCGTGGTGGACTCCGCGGTCGGGGTGGGGCGGCCCGCGTTCGACTACGTGCCGGGGTTGTTCGCGTTCCGTGAGGTGCCCGCGTTGCTCGCGGCGCTTGAGCGTCTGACCACCGTCCCGGACCTGCTGGTCTGTGACGGGCACGGGCTGGCTCACCCGCGCCGGTTCGGGCTCGCGTGCCATCTCGGGGTGGTCACCGGGTTGCCCACGATCGGGGTGGGGAAGACGCCTCTGGTCGGGACGTGGGATCCGCCGTCCGCCGAGCGGGGTTCGTGGTCGTCGTTGCGTGACGGTGGGGACGTGGTCGGTCGGGTGTTGCGGACCCGGGACGGGGTGAAGCCGGTCTTCGTCAGCGTCGGCCATCGGATGAGCCTGGAGAACGCGACCGGGCAGGTGCTGGCGTTGACTCCGCGTTACCGCCTGCCGGAGACCACCCGCACCGCCGACCGGCTGTGCCGCGACGCCCTCGCCGAGGCGGAGCAGCCCGGTTGA
- a CDS encoding YbaB/EbfC family nucleoid-associated protein → MYGQYQQLRSGLDTLQTRLTALRVTRRSADGQVIATVGAQGQVIEVELTSAIYRERDAGALGRKITETIRAASTAAAEATRDLVAESMPAGSGTMDFLKTGDYAALLGRADAVLGKGEAER, encoded by the coding sequence GTGTACGGGCAATACCAGCAGCTCAGATCCGGTTTGGACACTCTTCAGACGCGGCTTACCGCGCTCCGGGTGACCCGGCGGTCGGCCGACGGGCAGGTGATCGCGACCGTGGGCGCACAGGGCCAGGTGATCGAGGTTGAGCTGACGTCGGCCATCTACCGCGAGCGGGACGCGGGGGCGTTGGGCCGAAAAATCACCGAAACGATCCGGGCCGCCTCGACCGCCGCCGCCGAGGCCACCCGCGATCTGGTCGCCGAGAGCATGCCGGCCGGCTCCGGGACGATGGACTTCCTCAAGACCGGCGACTACGCCGCACTGCTCGGTCGGGCCGACGCCGTACTCGGCAAAGGCGAGGCGGAGAGATGA